One window of the bacterium genome contains the following:
- a CDS encoding endonuclease III translates to MSTSEREAKKQIDWVIAHLEKHFGEPVWPGRRDFLEILIGTILSQNTNDKNSEAAFLKLRASFKDWQAIMTSSTARIAAAIRSAG, encoded by the coding sequence ATGTCAACGAGTGAGCGCGAAGCCAAGAAACAGATCGACTGGGTGATCGCCCACCTGGAAAAACATTTTGGCGAGCCGGTCTGGCCGGGGCGCCGGGATTTTCTCGAGATCCTAATCGGCACCATTCTTTCGCAAAACACCAACGATAAAAATTCCGAGGCCGCTTTTCTCAAGCTGCGCGCTTCGTTCAAGGATTGGCAGGCCATCATGACCAGTTCCACCGCGCGCATCGCCGCAGCCATACGGTCCGCCGGCTT